One part of the Streptococcus sp. oral taxon 431 genome encodes these proteins:
- a CDS encoding SEC10/PgrA surface exclusion domain-containing protein, with product MLESNTQGHGTIKKLRTGAVISTLAISALGVSTGVSASETEVAVNEPATKVVAKDEVVAKVPSQADVDKAKAESDKANQDVAKQKEVVASTEANIANVEKTIAETTKKVEEVKSVTPEKVAEAKADADKKANELATAEKTVADADKSVSATAEKVEDQTKVVSNAEKTATATANKVADAQKKVDALSSTTDVAPLEEEVATLTDQVSEDTQAVETAETNLNNAKKAQANKDQAIKDAQGGVSSAESNLTQATTALASAKADQSNKDKAVTSAKSALDVAKQGVTETTTSSETMYDVPKATYSPALSDEYIQAIKALANGTGNVLDVMKAINKPYTDEKTGVSANTLGGYNFTGKYFYKGKDIAYGSEDTDTTEIVDFQHLSKEQATKLSLYAASIINDLRAKVGTAPLKVSESSIELATQFNHYANPFEKVTDGKTSPNYTKTLAEKLAMGKESAKFNLDALGIRAEGIPDYAGKGTVSTMAQIKQVVYEGIVQTIMSATSTSSSEDLYSGALSLLGFRDTDKTNLGVGLGFGYSQLGVKYETSFTLSPTKEVTTTTQKVDTKAVETAQTAYNDALKASEEAKSTVATAQTDYTDAETALANARKQLSDLVGNKIDVPSLEKALADAKDKLAQDTQALQTAKESLALAKSNATDKAKALTDAKTALETAKAEQSDADKALTSAKGELEVLTKAHDVAVLARKSAGQDLARKREASKEATDTHTVLELALTNRDEVLKALDKELTDANAKLGVLRAELETAKEELARLEGIAEVKARGYENFKQLKADHDAYLAEQQRLQALKDRAEEIRNAGGEVKPVLDADGKVVDVVDAKAKAKDKAVVATVGTKDDKTYQAPAQATNAKAEPKKQLPNTGTKDSGLLALLGASVGLFALAGKRKYNR from the coding sequence ATGCTAGAATCAAACACACAAGGTCACGGCACCATCAAAAAATTGCGTACTGGCGCAGTTATTTCAACGCTTGCAATCTCGGCTCTAGGGGTATCTACTGGGGTATCGGCTAGTGAGACTGAGGTAGCCGTTAATGAGCCTGCAACTAAGGTAGTTGCTAAAGACGAGGTAGTTGCTAAAGTTCCTAGTCAAGCTGATGTTGATAAGGCTAAAGCTGAATCTGACAAGGCTAATCAGGATGTAGCTAAGCAAAAAGAAGTGGTTGCATCTACTGAAGCAAACATTGCTAACGTTGAAAAGACTATCGCTGAAACTACTAAAAAGGTAGAAGAAGTTAAGTCGGTTACACCTGAAAAGGTTGCTGAGGCTAAGGCTGACGCTGACAAGAAAGCCAACGAGCTAGCTACGGCTGAGAAGACTGTAGCGGATGCTGATAAGTCTGTATCTGCGACTGCTGAAAAGGTTGAAGACCAAACTAAGGTAGTATCTAACGCTGAGAAAACTGCCACTGCTACGGCTAATAAGGTAGCTGACGCTCAGAAAAAAGTAGATGCTCTTTCATCTACTACTGATGTTGCTCCACTTGAAGAAGAGGTAGCTACACTTACTGACCAAGTTAGTGAAGACACTCAAGCCGTAGAGACTGCTGAGACTAACCTTAACAATGCTAAAAAGGCTCAAGCCAACAAAGACCAAGCCATCAAAGATGCTCAAGGTGGGGTATCTAGTGCTGAATCTAACCTTACCCAAGCTACTACAGCCCTTGCTAGTGCTAAAGCTGACCAATCTAACAAAGATAAGGCAGTTACTTCTGCTAAATCAGCTCTTGACGTAGCTAAACAAGGTGTTACTGAAACAACCACATCTTCTGAAACAATGTACGATGTTCCTAAGGCAACTTACTCTCCAGCCTTGTCTGATGAGTATATTCAGGCAATTAAAGCCCTAGCTAATGGTACAGGCAATGTTCTTGATGTTATGAAGGCAATCAATAAGCCTTATACTGACGAGAAGACAGGTGTAAGTGCCAATACTCTAGGTGGGTATAACTTTACAGGTAAGTATTTCTATAAAGGTAAAGATATTGCTTATGGTAGTGAAGACACAGACACTACAGAGATTGTTGATTTCCAACACCTATCTAAAGAGCAAGCAACTAAATTAAGTTTGTATGCAGCATCTATCATTAACGATTTGCGTGCTAAGGTTGGTACTGCACCTCTTAAAGTTAGTGAAAGTTCTATTGAATTGGCTACTCAGTTTAACCATTACGCAAATCCTTTTGAAAAAGTGACAGATGGTAAGACAAGTCCAAACTACACAAAAACTCTAGCTGAGAAGTTAGCTATGGGTAAAGAGTCAGCTAAGTTTAACTTGGACGCTTTGGGTATTCGAGCAGAGGGTATCCCAGATTACGCAGGCAAAGGTACTGTTTCGACTATGGCTCAAATCAAGCAAGTAGTTTATGAGGGTATTGTTCAGACAATTATGTCTGCAACAAGTACAAGTTCTAGCGAAGATCTATATAGTGGTGCTTTGTCACTTCTAGGTTTCCGTGATACCGATAAAACCAATCTTGGTGTAGGTCTAGGTTTTGGTTATAGTCAGCTTGGGGTAAAATATGAGACTAGTTTCACTCTCTCTCCTACTAAAGAGGTAACTACAACTACCCAGAAGGTAGACACTAAGGCAGTAGAAACTGCTCAAACTGCCTACAACGATGCACTCAAAGCATCTGAAGAAGCTAAATCAACTGTAGCAACTGCACAAACTGACTACACTGACGCTGAGACAGCTCTTGCTAATGCTCGTAAACAGCTCTCTGATTTGGTAGGTAACAAGATTGATGTTCCGTCACTTGAAAAGGCTCTTGCTGATGCTAAAGATAAACTAGCGCAGGACACTCAAGCTTTGCAAACTGCTAAGGAATCGCTTGCTCTAGCTAAATCAAACGCTACTGACAAAGCTAAGGCTCTTACTGATGCTAAAACAGCTCTTGAGACTGCTAAAGCTGAGCAATCAGATGCAGACAAGGCTCTTACCTCAGCTAAGGGTGAGTTGGAAGTCCTTACTAAGGCTCATGATGTAGCAGTCTTGGCTCGTAAGTCAGCTGGTCAAGACCTTGCTCGTAAACGTGAAGCGTCTAAAGAGGCTACCGATACTCATACAGTTCTTGAACTTGCTCTCACTAATCGTGATGAAGTCCTTAAGGCTTTGGACAAAGAGCTTACTGACGCTAATGCTAAGCTTGGTGTACTCCGTGCTGAGTTGGAAACTGCTAAGGAAGAGTTGGCTCGTCTTGAGGGTATCGCAGAAGTTAAGGCTCGTGGGTATGAAAACTTTAAGCAACTCAAAGCCGACCATGACGCATACCTTGCTGAACAACAACGCTTGCAGGCTTTGAAAGACAGAGCAGAAGAAATCCGTAACGCAGGTGGAGAAGTTAAACCTGTCCTTGATGCTGACGGTAAAGTAGTTGATGTTGTGGATGCGAAGGCTAAGGCTAAGGATAAAGCAGTAGTTGCGACAGTAGGAACTAAAGACGATAAAACATATCAAGCTCCTGCACAAGCTACAAATGCAAAAGCAGAACCTAAGAAACAACTTCCAAATACAGGAACGAAGGATTCAGGACTTTTAGCATTGCTTGGAGCAAGTGTTGGACTATTTGCTTTAGCAGGAAAACGAAAATATAATAGATAA
- a CDS encoding helix-turn-helix domain-containing protein, which translates to MTEKINLREFVAKQIRLLRLKSGMTQEYLAEKADLGFNYIYRLENKQLNVKLETIEKIIQALEVDMNTFFNIENQNQSGEFSQLIEDIRNLPTEKREPTIKALRDILKQIN; encoded by the coding sequence ATGACTGAAAAAATAAATTTAAGAGAATTTGTTGCAAAACAAATCAGACTTCTAAGACTGAAAAGCGGAATGACACAAGAATATCTAGCAGAAAAGGCTGATCTGGGATTCAACTATATCTATAGATTAGAGAATAAACAGTTAAACGTTAAGCTTGAGACTATTGAAAAAATCATACAAGCTCTTGAAGTTGATATGAATACTTTTTTTAATATTGAAAATCAAAATCAAAGCGGAGAATTTTCACAACTCATTGAAGATATTAGAAACCTACCAACAGAAAAAAGAGAACCTACTATAAAAGCTCTCCGAGATATATTAAAACAAATAAATTAA
- a CDS encoding ATP-binding protein: MIKNVFEVNSRGHPSPFNIDINRYFAWIIAGPSGSGKSTFLHRFIGLVATHDTSAEAYFMDFKADDELFSMSGTHVARGFNCLDMFETIYNRFENRLSKVETNDHNLYLIFDEWQAFLAYLEQTDKKKHKEILSKMLMMNSMGRSLGFRIILSSQRFLLVDLPGRYNFNCVISLSTSFLNASNNRQLLFPDMEKDEVIVKPRGYGYFQIEGEPVRMFRTIPVKNQQILNLRIQELFSRYE, from the coding sequence ATGATTAAAAACGTTTTCGAGGTCAACAGTAGGGGACACCCTTCCCCTTTCAACATTGACATAAACCGATATTTTGCTTGGATTATTGCAGGACCGTCTGGTTCAGGGAAATCAACCTTCTTGCATAGATTTATAGGTCTTGTGGCAACCCATGATACATCTGCTGAAGCTTATTTTATGGATTTTAAAGCTGATGATGAACTATTCTCAATGTCAGGGACTCATGTAGCTCGTGGATTCAACTGTCTTGATATGTTTGAAACTATCTATAATCGCTTTGAAAACAGATTAAGCAAGGTAGAAACGAATGACCACAATCTATATCTTATTTTTGACGAGTGGCAAGCATTTCTAGCTTATCTTGAACAAACTGATAAAAAGAAACACAAGGAAATACTGTCTAAAATGCTAATGATGAATAGTATGGGTAGAAGCCTAGGCTTCAGAATAATTTTATCCAGTCAGCGATTCTTATTGGTAGATTTGCCTGGACGATATAACTTTAATTGTGTCATCAGTTTATCAACTAGCTTTTTGAATGCAAGCAACAATAGACAGTTACTTTTCCCAGATATGGAAAAAGACGAGGTCATCGTCAAGCCTAGGGGATATGGGTATTTTCAAATAGAAGGCGAACCTGTGAGAATGTTTCGGACTATTCCAGTTAAGAATCAGCAAATTTTGAATCTACGAATTCAGGAGCTTTTCTCAAGGTATGAATAG
- a CDS encoding replication protein has protein sequence MAKEKRSNKWAFLFYKESAPENYLEILEELHIPFVLSPWHDKDINRETGEFKKSHKHGVLFFESLKSYSQVSELLTEKLNTPSHVEVVMSPKGMYDYFIHAENPEKTLYNIEDIESGCGFELDKFLIEQNSNLFLETVIDVITDNDFTEFEDLVHYARNKDISLLGLIIERTYFFTKFLDSRRYNPQNNKKTSSEDTLASNTDEANTDD, from the coding sequence ATGGCTAAAGAAAAACGTTCAAATAAATGGGCATTCCTATTCTATAAGGAAAGTGCCCCAGAAAATTATTTAGAAATTCTCGAAGAGTTACACATTCCATTTGTTCTTAGCCCTTGGCATGATAAGGACATTAACAGGGAAACTGGGGAATTTAAAAAATCGCACAAGCACGGAGTCTTATTTTTTGAATCGCTAAAAAGTTATTCCCAAGTGTCAGAGCTTCTTACTGAGAAACTCAATACACCTTCCCACGTTGAAGTTGTCATGTCACCAAAAGGTATGTACGATTATTTCATACATGCAGAAAATCCTGAAAAAACTTTATACAATATAGAGGATATTGAATCAGGTTGCGGATTCGAACTTGATAAGTTCTTGATAGAGCAAAATTCAAATTTATTTCTAGAAACTGTTATCGATGTAATCACCGATAACGATTTTACCGAGTTCGAAGACTTAGTTCACTACGCTAGAAATAAAGATATTTCACTACTGGGATTAATAATTGAACGAACCTACTTTTTTACAAAATTTTTAGATTCTAGACGTTATAATCCACAAAACAACAAAAAAACCTCCTCAGAAGATACTTTGGCGAGCAATACTGATGAGGCAAATACAGATGATTAA
- a CDS encoding helix-turn-helix domain-containing protein has translation MQVILPDEQVKQIQLLLAELITKEIEKKLHHSNLESPFLNKQQACHYLGISNNTLDSWIKKGLPTIKIGKTIRFNKEAINSWLYSQN, from the coding sequence ATGCAAGTAATTCTACCAGATGAACAAGTTAAACAAATTCAGCTCCTACTTGCTGAACTTATCACAAAAGAAATTGAAAAGAAGCTACACCATAGTAACCTTGAAAGCCCTTTTTTAAACAAACAGCAGGCTTGCCACTATCTAGGCATCTCAAACAATACTCTAGATAGTTGGATCAAGAAAGGACTGCCTACAATAAAAATAGGCAAGACTATACGATTTAATAAAGAAGCCATTAATTCATGGCTTTACTCACAAAACTAG
- a CDS encoding site-specific integrase, giving the protein MTTISKTKNGTFRLKVYIPIEARMPLGIVNSNYYDKRFKTRKEARQAEIDLLTKLNQIEDNEFTGLGKEDILFSDFYNNIWWDSYKAGQTTSTSKPPSRSTVANTKTCFEKHILPLLGNYTIQFLNQNKQVILNLMTSKANEYANFKSLRSYVISIFDWAEELEYIEANRVAKILRRIKATKKIQLAESKREEDLYLTHEQLQEWFSAFQEDLENDKITLKDYVLFYLTFFLGDRKSETYALQWKHIDFSKSQIQLIQALDRYGQVKSTKGNKKTIFSISNDLLQLLASWKEQQKYELAKFGIISNPEQFVFTYIDTKGNINKPLHADYLNNKMKSIRKRHKELAHATPHKLRHTGATLAKQAGMSLEAISEALTHSDTGTTQIYVNTSNVVPIAVGEFALKSLKQ; this is encoded by the coding sequence ATGACGACTATCAGTAAGACAAAGAACGGAACTTTTCGCTTAAAAGTTTATATCCCAATAGAAGCACGAATGCCACTTGGAATTGTCAATAGCAACTATTACGATAAGCGATTTAAAACTAGAAAGGAGGCAAGACAAGCTGAGATAGACTTGCTTACCAAGTTAAATCAAATAGAAGATAATGAGTTTACAGGACTAGGAAAAGAAGATATTCTTTTCTCAGACTTCTATAACAATATCTGGTGGGACTCTTATAAAGCAGGACAAACTACATCTACTTCTAAGCCACCAAGCAGGTCAACAGTTGCAAATACCAAAACATGTTTTGAAAAACATATACTACCACTTCTTGGAAACTATACGATACAGTTTCTAAATCAAAATAAGCAAGTTATCCTAAATCTAATGACATCTAAGGCTAATGAATATGCGAACTTCAAATCTTTACGTAGCTATGTGATTTCCATTTTTGATTGGGCAGAAGAACTTGAATATATTGAAGCAAATAGAGTTGCAAAAATATTAAGAAGAATAAAGGCCACTAAAAAGATTCAACTTGCAGAGTCAAAGAGAGAGGAAGATTTATATCTAACTCATGAACAACTCCAAGAATGGTTCTCAGCATTTCAAGAAGATTTAGAGAATGATAAAATAACCCTTAAAGATTATGTCCTATTTTATCTCACTTTTTTCTTAGGCGATAGAAAATCTGAAACCTATGCTCTTCAATGGAAACATATAGACTTTTCAAAATCGCAGATTCAGCTAATTCAAGCTTTAGATAGATATGGACAAGTAAAATCTACTAAAGGAAATAAGAAAACTATTTTCTCTATTTCTAATGACTTACTTCAACTTCTTGCCTCTTGGAAAGAGCAACAAAAATATGAGCTGGCAAAGTTTGGCATCATCAGTAATCCAGAACAATTTGTTTTTACATATATCGATACCAAAGGAAACATCAATAAGCCTTTACACGCCGACTATCTAAACAATAAAATGAAAAGCATCAGAAAGCGACATAAAGAACTGGCACATGCTACACCTCATAAATTACGACATACAGGAGCAACACTTGCTAAACAAGCAGGAATGAGTTTAGAAGCCATTTCTGAAGCATTGACTCATAGCGATACAGGTACAACTCAGATTTATGTCAATACTTCTAATGTAGTTCCTATAGCAGTTGGTGAATTTGCTTTAAAGTCTCTAAAACAATAA
- the rpsI gene encoding 30S ribosomal protein S9: MSQAQYAGTGRRKNAVARVRLVPGTGKITVNKKDVEEYIPHADLRLVINQPFAVTSTAGSYDVFVNVVGGGYAGQAGAIRHGIARALLQVDPDFRDSLKRAGLLTRDSRKVERKKPGLKKARKASQFSKR, translated from the coding sequence ATGTCACAAGCACAATATGCAGGTACTGGACGTCGTAAAAACGCTGTTGCACGCGTTCGCCTTGTTCCAGGAACTGGTAAAATCACTGTTAACAAAAAAGATGTTGAAGAGTACATCCCACACGCTGACCTTCGTCTTGTAATCAACCAACCATTCGCAGTTACTTCAACTGCAGGTTCATACGACGTTTTCGTTAACGTTGTAGGTGGTGGATACGCTGGTCAAGCAGGAGCTATCCGTCACGGTATCGCTCGTGCCCTTCTTCAAGTAGACCCAGACTTCCGCGATTCATTGAAACGCGCAGGACTTCTTACACGTGACTCACGTAAAGTTGAACGTAAGAAACCAGGTCTTAAGAAAGCTCGTAAAGCATCACAATTCTCAAAACGTTAA
- the rplM gene encoding 50S ribosomal protein L13, giving the protein MNKTTFMAKPGQVERKWYVVDATDVPLGRLSAVVASVLRGKNKPTFTPHTDTGDFVIVINAEKVKLTGKKASDKIYYTHSNHPGGLKSISAGELRSKNAVRLIEKSVKGMLPHNTLGRAQGMKLKVFVGAEHTHAAQQPEVLDISGLI; this is encoded by the coding sequence ATGAACAAAACTACATTCATGGCTAAACCAGGCCAAGTAGAACGCAAATGGTACGTTGTTGACGCAACTGATGTACCTCTTGGACGCCTTTCAGCAGTTGTTGCTAGCGTACTTCGCGGAAAAAACAAACCAACATTCACACCACACACTGATACAGGTGACTTCGTAATCGTTATCAATGCTGAAAAAGTTAAATTGACTGGTAAAAAAGCATCTGATAAGATCTACTACACTCACTCAAACCACCCAGGTGGATTGAAATCAATCTCTGCTGGTGAACTTCGTTCTAAAAATGCAGTACGTTTGATCGAGAAATCAGTTAAAGGTATGCTTCCACACAATACTCTTGGCCGCGCTCAAGGTATGAAATTGAAAGTATTCGTTGGAGCTGAGCACACTCACGCTGCACAACAACCAGAAGTTCTTGATATTTCAGGACTTATCTAA
- a CDS encoding YwaF family protein: protein MNVWDALFSTQPTEPPQFDLLWYGSLFTLLALTVFLAYRYGEKKVCQRFFQILQAVQLILLYGWYLVNQMPLTESLPFYHCRLAMFIVLLLPGVSRVKQYFAVLGTFGTLAAFVYPVPDPYPFPHIAILSFIFGHLALLGNSLIYLLKDYDASLLDFKRTLIITSSLNAVIFVVNLMTGGDYGFLTKPPLVGDHGRLINYLVVTLFLTCAIYLVSKIFQTILQEQEEKRLRIWQK, encoded by the coding sequence ATGAATGTTTGGGATGCTTTATTTAGCACGCAGCCGACGGAGCCACCCCAATTTGATCTTCTTTGGTATGGAAGTCTATTTACTTTATTGGCATTGACTGTATTTCTTGCCTATCGTTATGGTGAGAAAAAAGTTTGTCAACGATTTTTCCAGATTTTACAGGCCGTTCAATTAATTCTACTTTACGGCTGGTATTTGGTAAATCAGATGCCTTTGACAGAAAGTCTACCCTTTTATCATTGCCGTCTGGCAATGTTTATAGTGCTTTTGCTTCCTGGTGTTTCTAGAGTCAAACAGTATTTTGCTGTGCTAGGAACCTTTGGGACTTTGGCAGCCTTTGTTTATCCAGTGCCAGATCCCTATCCCTTCCCCCACATCGCTATCCTGTCCTTTATTTTCGGACACCTAGCCCTCCTTGGAAATTCCTTGATTTATCTTTTGAAGGACTACGATGCTAGCTTATTGGACTTCAAACGAACCCTAATCATCACATCTTCACTGAATGCTGTGATCTTTGTGGTCAATCTAATGACGGGTGGAGATTATGGCTTTTTGACAAAACCGCCATTGGTTGGAGACCACGGTCGTTTGATCAATTATCTAGTCGTTACCCTATTCCTGACTTGTGCCATTTATTTAGTCTCTAAAATTTTTCAGACAATCCTTCAGGAACAGGAAGAAAAAAGGTTGAGAATCTGGCAGAAATAA
- a CDS encoding UDP-N-acetylmuramoyl-tripeptide--D-alanyl-D-alanine ligase yields MKLTIHEVARVVNAKNDMTSYADNPLVKAEFDSRLIGAGDLFVPLKGARDGHDFIETAFENGAATTLSEKEVADHPYILVEDVLTAFQDLAAYYLQKTGVDVFAVTGSNGKTTTKDMLAHLLSTSYKTYKTQGNYNNEIGLPYTVLHMPDDTEKLVLEMGQDHLGDIHLLSELAHPKTAIVTLVGEAHLAFFKDRSEIAKGKLQIADGMEKGGLLLAPADPIVEDYLPTDKKVVRFGPGAELEITELTERKDSLTFKVNFLEQALDLPVTGKYNATNAMIASYVALQEGVTEEQIGQAFQNLELTRNRTEWKKAANGADILSDVYNANPTAMKLILETFSAIPANEDGKKIAVLADMKELGDQSVQLHNQMILSITPDVLDTVIFYGEDIADLAQLASQMFPIGHVYYFKKTAEEDQFEAMIKQVKESLGAHDQILLKGSNSMNLAKLVENLQEED; encoded by the coding sequence ATGAAACTTACGATTCACGAAGTTGCGCGTGTTGTTAATGCAAAAAATGATATGACAAGCTATGCGGATAACCCGTTAGTCAAGGCAGAGTTTGATAGTCGCTTGATTGGAGCTGGGGATCTATTTGTGCCACTCAAGGGAGCGCGTGATGGTCATGACTTTATCGAGACGGCTTTTGAAAATGGTGCTGCTACAACCTTGTCAGAAAAGGAAGTGGCAGATCATCCATACATTTTAGTAGAGGATGTTTTGACAGCCTTTCAAGATCTTGCAGCCTATTACCTTCAAAAGACCGGTGTAGATGTCTTTGCCGTTACAGGTTCGAACGGTAAGACAACGACCAAGGATATGTTGGCCCATTTGCTTTCTACAAGCTACAAAACCTACAAAACGCAAGGAAATTACAATAACGAGATTGGCTTACCTTATACAGTTCTTCATATGCCAGATGACACTGAGAAGTTGGTCTTGGAAATGGGACAGGATCACTTGGGAGATATTCATCTTTTGTCTGAACTGGCTCATCCGAAAACAGCTATTGTGACTCTGGTCGGAGAGGCACATTTGGCCTTCTTCAAGGACCGTTCAGAGATTGCCAAAGGGAAATTGCAAATCGCTGATGGTATGGAGAAAGGGGGATTGCTTTTAGCGCCAGCTGACCCCATTGTAGAGGATTATCTACCTACTGACAAAAAAGTGGTTCGCTTTGGCCCAGGTGCAGAACTAGAAATTACAGAATTAACTGAGCGTAAGGATAGCTTAACCTTCAAGGTTAATTTCTTGGAGCAGGCTCTTGACTTGCCAGTAACAGGTAAGTACAATGCGACTAATGCTATGATTGCTTCTTATGTTGCCCTGCAAGAAGGAGTGACTGAGGAGCAGATTGGTCAGGCCTTCCAAAATCTTGAATTAACGCGTAACCGTACCGAGTGGAAGAAAGCAGCCAATGGAGCAGATATCCTGTCAGATGTTTACAATGCCAATCCGACTGCTATGAAGTTGATTTTAGAAACTTTCTCTGCTATTCCAGCTAATGAAGATGGTAAGAAAATCGCAGTTCTGGCGGACATGAAAGAACTTGGAGACCAGTCTGTTCAACTCCACAATCAGATGATTTTGAGCATTACACCCGATGTCCTTGATACCGTTATTTTCTATGGCGAAGACATCGCTGACTTGGCTCAACTAGCCAGTCAAATGTTCCCAATCGGCCATGTTTATTACTTCAAAAAAACTGCTGAAGAAGACCAGTTTGAAGCTATGATTAAGCAGGTCAAGGAAAGTCTTGGAGCACATGACCAAATCTTGCTTAAAGGTTCGAACTCTATGAATCTAGCCAAGTTAGTAGAAAATTTGCAAGAAGAAGACTAA
- a CDS encoding D-alanine--D-alanine ligase → MKQTIILLYGGRSAEREVSVLSAESVMRAVNYDRFAVKTFFISQSGDFIKTQEFTQTPGQDERLMTNETIDWDKKIAPSAIYEEGAVVFPVLHGPMGEDGSVQGFLEVLKMPYVGCNILSSSLAMDKITTKRVLESAGIAQIPYVAIVEGDDLASKIAEVEDKLNYPVFTKPSNMGSSVGISKSENKEELHQALELAFKYDSRVLIEQGVNAREIEVGLLGNYDVKSTLPGEVVKDVAFYDYDAKYIDNKITMDIPAKISDDVIALMRKNAETAFRAIGGLGLSRCDFFYTDKGEVFLNELNTMPGFTQWSMYPLLWDNMGISYPELIERLVDLAKESFDKREAHLL, encoded by the coding sequence ATGAAACAAACAATTATTCTATTATACGGTGGACGCAGTGCAGAACGTGAAGTGTCTGTATTGTCAGCTGAGAGTGTCATGCGTGCGGTTAACTATGATCGTTTCGCAGTAAAAACCTTCTTTATCAGCCAGTCTGGAGACTTTATCAAAACCCAAGAATTTACCCAAACACCTGGACAAGACGAACGTCTCATGACCAATGAAACGATCGATTGGGACAAGAAAATTGCTCCAAGTGCTATCTACGAAGAAGGAGCGGTTGTTTTTCCAGTTCTTCATGGACCTATGGGAGAAGATGGTTCCGTTCAAGGTTTCTTAGAAGTCTTGAAAATGCCTTATGTCGGTTGTAACATCCTATCTTCAAGCCTTGCCATGGATAAAATCACAACTAAGCGTGTATTAGAGTCTGCTGGGATTGCCCAAATTCCTTACGTAGCGATTGTTGAAGGGGATGACTTGGCTTCTAAGATTGCAGAAGTTGAAGACAAATTAAACTATCCAGTCTTTACCAAGCCATCCAATATGGGTTCTAGTGTTGGTATTTCTAAGTCTGAAAATAAAGAGGAACTCCATCAAGCTCTCGAACTCGCCTTTAAATATGATAGCCGTGTCTTGATAGAGCAAGGCGTCAATGCCCGTGAAATCGAAGTTGGCCTCTTAGGGAACTATGATGTCAAGAGCACTCTTCCTGGTGAAGTTGTCAAAGACGTAGCCTTCTATGACTATGATGCTAAGTATATCGATAACAAGATCACCATGGATATCCCGGCTAAGATTAGCGATGATGTAATAGCTCTTATGCGTAAAAATGCCGAAACTGCCTTCCGTGCTATCGGTGGACTTGGATTGTCGCGTTGCGACTTCTTCTATACAGATAAGGGAGAAGTTTTCCTAAATGAGTTAAATACCATGCCAGGCTTCACTCAATGGTCTATGTATCCCTTGCTTTGGGACAATATGGGAATTTCTTATCCAGAATTAATCGAACGTTTGGTTGACCTTGCTAAGGAAAGTTTTGACAAGCGTGAAGCGCACCTATTGTAA
- the recR gene encoding recombination mediator RecR → MLYPTPIAKLIDSYSKLPGIGIKTATRLAFYTIGMSDDDVNEFAKNLLAAKRELTYCSICGRLTDDDPCSICTDPSRDQTTILVLEDSRDVAAMENIQEYHGLYHVLHGLISPMNGISPDDINLKSLMTRLMDSEVSEIIVATNATADGEATSMYISRLLKPAGIKVTRLARGLAVGADIEYADEVTLLRAIENRTEL, encoded by the coding sequence ATGCTTTACCCAACACCTATTGCTAAGTTGATTGACAGCTATTCTAAACTTCCAGGTATCGGGATTAAGACAGCGACCCGACTGGCCTTTTATACCATTGGAATGTCGGATGATGACGTCAATGAATTCGCAAAAAATCTTCTGGCAGCTAAACGAGAATTGACCTATTGTTCAATCTGCGGACGCTTGACAGATGATGATCCTTGTTCCATCTGTACGGATCCTAGTCGTGACCAGACTACTATCCTAGTATTAGAGGATAGCCGAGACGTAGCAGCTATGGAGAATATCCAAGAATACCATGGACTCTATCATGTCTTGCACGGCTTGATTTCACCAATGAATGGGATTAGTCCTGACGATATCAATCTTAAAAGTCTCATGACTCGTCTCATGGATAGCGAGGTTTCAGAGATCATCGTGGCGACCAATGCAACTGCTGATGGTGAGGCGACTTCTATGTACATCTCTCGACTTCTCAAGCCAGCAGGAATCAAGGTTACTCGTCTAGCACGAGGTTTAGCAGTCGGAGCTGATATCGAATATGCGGATGAAGTAACGCTCTTAAGAGCTATTGAAAATCGTACCGAACTCTAG